A genomic region of Lentisphaera araneosa HTCC2155 contains the following coding sequences:
- a CDS encoding AAA family ATPase, which yields MDYDEFKKRCEKLGLNPDKLESFSANKGSMEANKLRSSDEIVNPGIAIEDLALAIGIMMVIAPPKIGKSSWLHSLLEKMSKGEKLNRRELKKLRCLLVDSESGQYGLSRKGLSEKQSDEFHILSVADMLAESVGKRVDILNLVFDQIEEYVIKYQIDVVALDAVYSFINENSKKEVQALLKRVIKLKSMGKLVVLVHHTRKDVKQSTNLFANMAGHSDLQRNFNLGVLLKKTDQHIVDESGKQRPVVEFIYECRDFDTPDSDFMYLGSDREFHICSLETLVDDRYAELPAGDIPLAKFITTNLPAVASEALETTVVIDMMDDDESIGWTRETLKKKLPEWEAHGYLRTIGKSPKRYYIGKKLEE from the coding sequence ATGGATTACGACGAATTTAAAAAACGCTGTGAAAAATTGGGTTTAAATCCTGATAAATTAGAATCCTTTAGTGCTAATAAAGGATCTATGGAAGCTAATAAACTAAGGAGTTCTGATGAGATAGTAAATCCTGGGATTGCCATCGAAGATCTGGCTTTGGCCATAGGTATTATGATGGTGATAGCACCCCCTAAAATCGGTAAATCTTCTTGGCTACATAGTCTTTTAGAGAAGATGTCAAAGGGCGAAAAATTAAATAGACGTGAGCTTAAAAAACTTCGTTGCCTTTTAGTTGATAGTGAATCGGGGCAATATGGTTTGTCTCGAAAAGGACTCAGTGAGAAGCAAAGTGATGAATTCCACATTCTCAGTGTCGCCGATATGCTTGCTGAATCAGTTGGCAAAAGAGTCGATATACTTAATCTTGTTTTCGATCAAATTGAGGAGTATGTCATCAAGTATCAAATTGACGTAGTCGCATTAGATGCAGTGTATTCCTTCATTAATGAGAATTCAAAAAAAGAGGTTCAGGCGTTACTGAAGCGAGTCATTAAACTCAAGTCCATGGGCAAGCTTGTTGTTTTAGTTCACCATACACGAAAAGATGTAAAGCAATCTACTAACCTCTTCGCCAATATGGCCGGACACAGTGATCTACAGCGCAACTTTAACCTCGGTGTACTACTCAAGAAGACCGATCAGCACATCGTTGATGAAAGCGGTAAACAGCGACCTGTAGTTGAGTTCATTTATGAGTGTCGTGATTTCGATACTCCCGATTCGGACTTTATGTACTTGGGGTCAGACCGTGAGTTCCATATCTGTAGCCTTGAGACGCTTGTGGATGATCGCTATGCGGAGTTGCCCGCGGGAGATATCCCACTGGCTAAATTCATCACCACTAACTTACCTGCAGTTGCCTCTGAAGCTCTGGAGACCACGGTGGTGATCGACATGATGGATGACGATGAGAGTATCGGTTGGACGCGCGAAACGCTCAAGAAGAAATTGCCTGAATGGGAAGCCCATGGCTACCTCCGAACCATCGGCAAGTCACCAAAGCGCTACTACATCGGTAAGAAACTCGAAGAATAA
- a CDS encoding AAA family ATPase, with the protein MKNRIKQLIKHLQNGLLEREEIIALILLGAITRSHIFMLGVPGTAKSLGARRASFAFKDVNYFETLMHRFSTPEEVFGPISLNQLKQDKYIRMIVGYLPDAEIAFLDEIWKSSPSVLNTLLTVTNERLFRNGNKSIKVPLISMVTASNETPEPGQGLEALYDRMLIRLSVSPLRRKNNFEKLLQGSVVEVDTRIPEELAISVEEIDAWQAPIQSVKISNETWDVIHLIRHEIQQLPDEQEVEVSDRRWKSAASLLKASAFFCDRSATNHADVLLLRHCLWSTEENYKPIQKIVEKAVRDCGINIDIDLSLIDVTMNDLESEINDELIMDDDIYMTEIIDDQEYFKSSIETIDGPGIEVLIDAKYIKKDEEFNPCDLNGNIYEDLVCNFHKQRSCKLSGGYTDEYDDYYDVDAEFTAQTIIEKGTRRTDFDIGYVQSLCDQVGDVKVRLGENLEYLQSKIVVAKDELNTPFVPEQVCKVAIKGMHDQKDGLMLRIKECDCLISMCEESLL; encoded by the coding sequence ATGAAAAATAGAATAAAACAACTTATTAAGCACTTACAAAATGGCCTGTTAGAAAGAGAAGAAATTATTGCTCTGATTCTACTAGGAGCAATAACCCGTTCTCATATTTTTATGCTTGGCGTTCCTGGTACCGCTAAAAGCCTTGGTGCACGTCGTGCCAGTTTTGCTTTTAAAGATGTTAATTATTTTGAAACATTGATGCACCGCTTTAGTACACCGGAGGAGGTCTTTGGGCCGATTTCACTTAATCAATTGAAGCAGGATAAGTATATACGCATGATTGTGGGGTATCTTCCAGATGCGGAAATTGCCTTCCTAGATGAAATTTGGAAAAGTTCGCCATCCGTACTCAATACGTTGTTGACGGTCACAAATGAACGTCTTTTTCGTAATGGAAATAAGAGTATTAAAGTCCCGCTAATCTCTATGGTAACGGCTTCAAATGAAACACCTGAGCCAGGACAAGGGCTTGAAGCCCTCTATGATCGCATGCTGATCAGGCTATCAGTCTCACCTCTCCGTAGAAAGAATAATTTTGAAAAACTTTTACAGGGTTCAGTTGTAGAGGTTGATACCCGTATACCCGAAGAGTTGGCGATTTCAGTTGAGGAAATTGACGCTTGGCAAGCACCGATTCAAAGTGTGAAGATCTCCAATGAGACCTGGGACGTAATTCACTTGATTCGACATGAGATTCAACAGTTGCCCGACGAACAGGAAGTTGAAGTCTCTGATCGTCGTTGGAAGAGTGCTGCCTCGTTACTCAAAGCTTCAGCTTTCTTCTGTGACCGCAGTGCCACTAATCATGCTGATGTGCTTTTACTCCGTCACTGTCTTTGGAGTACAGAGGAAAATTATAAGCCGATACAGAAGATTGTTGAAAAAGCTGTTAGAGACTGCGGAATCAACATTGATATAGACCTTTCTTTAATAGATGTAACTATGAATGATCTGGAGTCGGAAATTAATGATGAACTCATTATGGATGATGATATTTATATGACTGAAATCATCGACGATCAAGAGTATTTTAAGAGTAGTATAGAGACTATAGATGGGCCAGGAATTGAAGTGTTAATTGATGCTAAATATATCAAAAAGGATGAGGAGTTTAATCCCTGTGATCTCAATGGTAATATTTACGAAGATTTAGTTTGCAACTTCCACAAACAACGTAGTTGTAAGCTCAGCGGTGGCTACACTGACGAGTATGATGATTACTATGATGTCGATGCGGAATTCACGGCTCAGACCATTATTGAAAAGGGGACTCGACGCACTGACTTTGATATCGGTTACGTTCAGTCGTTGTGTGATCAGGTTGGAGATGTGAAAGTCCGTCTCGGTGAGAACCTAGAATACCTTCAAAGTAAAATTGTCGTCGCTAAGGACGAGCTTAATACGCCCTTTGTCCCTGAACAGGTGTGTAAGGTTGCGATCAAGGGAATGCACGATCAGAAGGATGGCCTAATGTTGCGCATTAAAGAATGTGACTGCCTTATCAGCATGTGCGAGGAGTCACTCTTATGA
- a CDS encoding VWA domain-containing protein, which translates to MTATENIEESIQNDYGDLLERFPALTREVNRTLEEKAGEWEQTLAEENPFSSDWNTLQASEKWLTEGKLGNDCLKSSVNQFHEFRAKCQLPDLKSYWNQELSQINDQPGNVNVLPQFLISQWHKSLRDLQSTWKQERLDNLQNETQQEMNDWMDNLNDIADELEKLDLDPEDVFDFASGAGAGGDGPSELSIQNLETLKKWLGTLKKDPGIKDLCKLLGKLKQAKLNKIKRSRTTSSSVSSSNSCEEISGIKFSKELEHLLPSELALLTDPETEIIFDLKYAESRLMGFDMSGIQTVSKKEEIEMPDEEQGPMIIAVDTSGSMYGAPETTAKAITLYMAKTSMKENRNCYVIEFSTKIKTIDLAGSNRLSALMKFLEMSFNGGTDVEPAIEHGTEVMNQEGYRNADMLVVSDFILNDLEPPLVDKIQQAKAKNNSFYSLCIGDHFHSHKNREYFDRKWVYNPDGSSVTELLKFENGKLS; encoded by the coding sequence ATGACAGCCACCGAAAATATTGAAGAGTCGATTCAGAATGATTACGGGGACTTGCTTGAACGGTTCCCTGCATTAACTCGTGAAGTGAATCGAACCCTTGAAGAGAAGGCTGGAGAATGGGAGCAAACACTTGCCGAAGAGAATCCGTTTAGTAGTGACTGGAATACTCTTCAGGCTTCTGAAAAATGGCTTACAGAAGGAAAGTTGGGCAACGATTGTCTGAAGTCTTCTGTAAATCAGTTTCATGAGTTTCGAGCTAAATGCCAACTTCCTGATCTGAAGAGTTACTGGAATCAGGAGTTGTCTCAGATAAACGATCAACCTGGTAATGTTAATGTCCTGCCTCAGTTTCTTATTTCGCAGTGGCATAAGAGCCTTAGAGACCTGCAATCCACTTGGAAGCAGGAACGGCTTGATAACTTGCAGAATGAAACTCAGCAAGAAATGAATGACTGGATGGATAATCTCAACGACATCGCCGATGAACTGGAGAAGCTGGATCTCGATCCGGAAGATGTTTTTGATTTTGCCTCTGGAGCTGGTGCTGGTGGAGATGGCCCAAGCGAACTCAGTATACAAAACTTAGAGACTCTGAAGAAATGGCTGGGAACCCTGAAGAAGGACCCCGGTATTAAAGACCTTTGTAAGCTGCTTGGTAAACTCAAACAAGCTAAGTTAAATAAAATCAAACGTAGCCGAACCACGTCATCATCAGTGTCTAGTTCGAATTCATGTGAAGAAATATCCGGCATTAAATTCTCCAAAGAACTGGAGCATCTACTTCCATCTGAACTCGCGTTGCTCACCGATCCTGAGACTGAAATTATCTTCGATCTCAAATATGCTGAGTCAAGACTCATGGGCTTTGATATGAGTGGTATACAGACGGTCAGCAAGAAAGAAGAAATCGAAATGCCTGACGAGGAACAAGGACCGATGATCATTGCTGTTGATACAAGCGGTTCAATGTATGGAGCACCAGAAACTACAGCAAAAGCAATTACTTTATACATGGCTAAAACGTCTATGAAAGAGAATCGCAATTGTTATGTGATCGAGTTTTCAACTAAGATTAAGACCATCGACCTTGCGGGATCTAATAGATTGTCAGCTTTAATGAAGTTCCTGGAGATGTCGTTTAATGGTGGGACTGATGTCGAACCTGCCATTGAGCATGGCACTGAAGTGATGAACCAGGAAGGGTATAGAAATGCAGATATGTTGGTGGTATCGGATTTTATTTTAAATGACCTTGAACCACCCTTGGTAGACAAGATTCAACAGGCTAAAGCTAAAAATAATAGTTTCTACTCGCTCTGTATCGGTGACCACTTTCATAGTCATAAGAATCGGGAATACTTTGATAGGAAGTGGGTCTACAACCCAGATGGATCAAGTGTGACAGAGTTACTCAAGTTTGAGAACGGTAAACTTTCGTGA
- a CDS encoding recombinase family protein, translating into MRTAIYCRVSTSDQTTENQVYAIEKYCHLRDIQKVELYEDIVSGAQESREGLERLRNDIRKGRFKTLIVWKLDRLARSSMHLLELLSFFQKHGVSFVSVTENVDTVSAAGKMLVTFLGAIAEFERELIRERVHAGLERARHNKVKLGRPRRGFDLKKALRLRAEGMGYDEIAKLVGASKSTVYRGLKVVSKTPVN; encoded by the coding sequence ATGAGAACAGCTATTTATTGTCGAGTTTCAACGAGTGATCAAACGACGGAAAACCAGGTTTATGCAATCGAGAAATATTGTCACTTACGTGATATTCAAAAAGTTGAATTGTATGAAGATATTGTGTCTGGAGCTCAAGAGAGTAGGGAAGGGCTAGAGCGACTCAGAAATGATATACGAAAGGGTAGGTTTAAGACCTTAATCGTTTGGAAATTGGATCGTTTAGCTAGGTCGTCGATGCACCTTCTGGAACTACTAAGTTTCTTTCAGAAACACGGTGTGTCATTTGTGTCCGTTACAGAGAATGTAGACACGGTATCAGCTGCCGGAAAAATGTTAGTGACGTTCCTAGGAGCCATAGCAGAATTTGAGAGGGAACTCATACGCGAACGAGTCCACGCAGGACTCGAACGCGCTAGGCATAATAAGGTGAAATTGGGCCGTCCTCGTCGAGGTTTTGACCTAAAGAAAGCACTGAGATTACGAGCTGAGGGCATGGGGTATGACGAGATTGCGAAGTTAGTCGGTGCGTCTAAATCCACCGTATATCGAGGCTTGAAGGTCGTTTCAAAAACCCCTGTAAATTAA
- a CDS encoding glycoside hydrolase family 2 protein, whose amino-acid sequence MTSKSLLYIIITKSLAVVTLAFIQPSINAAQKFSTAGFYAVEDSQRTVENFNPGWRFIKKDVQGAEKSNFDDSTWEAANLPHGLEILGENGSGGRNYQGKAWYRKKFDVKKNNGRTFIYFESVMGEAQVYINGKKVAEHFGGYLPFAADITDVITLDGKNNTIAVMTNNSNSKLYPPGQAQDRLDFAYFGGIYRDSYLIQTNDVHVTLPEISTTIAGAGVFPATLDIKGNTAKLEVRTEIKNNSLHKKELLVRNTLVTAENEKITSIEQVLTLEAGEKQQLSKQFTANNVRLWHPDNPYLHYIKTEIIFNNKVIDSLKTKIGIRLFEMKGAEGLFINRKWIGKKLIGANRHQDHQYLGNALPNSGQWRDVKLLRKGGCNIIRAGHYPQDPAFYDACDELGMLTTTANPGWHFYNFKEKIFEERLYQDTRNLVRRDRNVASILMWETAINEFPRQPDYAMSTMHKLAHQEFPFPGMYTVADHHEAKKGGLDMYYHGHDKDVNSFNREYGDGGEVDNWYSQNASTRVNMKWGETALLNAAIKQTKTLNYRHSTSKVRLGGTIWCGIDHYRGYHPDPFMGGLLNAVRIPRTTYYLYKSQYDANYKVPGIESGPMLHIANELTQISPKDILIYSNCDEIRLTWCGDLIGTEKPQRKNYEHMPHPPFVFKDAFEFTKVKRRGKNKIDPVLIAEGFINGKLVTRVEKRYPQRSEQLKLSLGDEGLNMVADGSDMIRVYATVVDINGTKKVLADESVYFSVVGAGELIGGRFNNANPTQTSYGVATALVRASTEAGTITVTAHSNGLKSDAITIKTVTPYTPLNLNETYVSESKKSDTETILISQTVEVNDLPLNIQKLQGELKKLRQDIVGKDQTIMDLRSKVKE is encoded by the coding sequence ATGACATCGAAATCATTATTATATATCATAATAACGAAGAGCTTAGCCGTGGTTACCTTGGCCTTTATTCAGCCTTCAATTAATGCGGCTCAAAAATTTTCTACAGCAGGGTTTTATGCAGTAGAAGATAGTCAACGTACTGTTGAAAACTTTAACCCAGGCTGGCGCTTTATCAAAAAAGATGTACAAGGTGCAGAAAAAAGTAACTTTGACGATAGCACATGGGAAGCCGCAAACCTACCCCACGGTTTGGAAATTCTTGGAGAGAATGGTAGTGGAGGCCGCAACTACCAAGGCAAGGCTTGGTATCGTAAAAAGTTTGACGTCAAAAAAAATAATGGCCGTACCTTTATCTATTTTGAATCCGTAATGGGTGAAGCACAAGTCTACATTAATGGAAAAAAGGTTGCAGAACATTTTGGTGGCTATTTACCATTTGCAGCAGATATTACAGATGTCATTACGCTCGACGGAAAAAATAACACCATTGCGGTAATGACCAATAACTCCAACAGCAAACTCTACCCACCCGGCCAAGCACAAGACCGCTTAGACTTTGCATACTTTGGTGGAATCTACCGAGACTCATATCTTATCCAAACAAATGACGTACATGTGACACTTCCTGAAATAAGTACAACTATAGCTGGGGCTGGAGTTTTCCCAGCAACACTTGATATTAAAGGTAATACAGCAAAATTAGAAGTCAGGACAGAGATCAAGAACAATAGTTTACACAAAAAAGAACTCCTAGTACGCAACACCCTTGTCACTGCTGAAAATGAAAAAATTACCTCTATAGAGCAAGTTCTAACGCTAGAAGCAGGAGAAAAACAACAACTTTCTAAGCAGTTCACTGCCAATAATGTCCGCTTATGGCATCCAGACAATCCCTATCTTCATTATATAAAAACAGAAATTATTTTTAATAACAAAGTCATCGATAGTTTAAAAACTAAAATAGGTATTCGCCTCTTTGAAATGAAAGGAGCTGAAGGCTTATTTATCAATAGAAAATGGATAGGAAAAAAGCTTATCGGGGCTAATCGCCACCAAGACCATCAATACCTTGGTAACGCTCTCCCCAATTCAGGTCAATGGCGTGATGTTAAACTCTTACGTAAAGGTGGCTGCAATATAATCCGAGCTGGACACTACCCACAAGACCCCGCATTTTACGATGCATGTGACGAACTAGGTATGCTGACAACAACTGCGAATCCAGGCTGGCATTTCTATAACTTCAAAGAAAAAATATTCGAAGAACGACTCTATCAAGACACACGTAATTTAGTTCGCCGAGATCGTAATGTCGCTTCCATCCTTATGTGGGAAACTGCTATCAACGAATTCCCACGTCAGCCGGATTATGCAATGAGTACCATGCATAAGCTAGCACACCAAGAGTTTCCTTTCCCCGGTATGTACACGGTTGCGGACCACCACGAAGCTAAGAAAGGTGGACTGGATATGTATTACCATGGACATGATAAAGATGTAAACTCTTTCAACCGTGAATATGGAGATGGTGGCGAAGTTGACAACTGGTATTCACAAAATGCGTCAACCCGTGTTAATATGAAGTGGGGTGAAACCGCATTATTAAATGCGGCAATCAAGCAGACTAAGACACTCAATTATCGTCATTCAACAAGTAAGGTACGCCTTGGGGGGACTATTTGGTGTGGGATAGATCACTACCGTGGTTACCATCCAGATCCATTTATGGGGGGACTTCTCAACGCCGTTCGAATTCCTCGTACAACATACTACCTCTATAAAAGTCAATATGATGCAAATTACAAAGTACCAGGTATTGAAAGTGGTCCAATGCTACATATTGCCAATGAGCTAACACAGATTTCTCCAAAGGACATCCTTATATATAGCAACTGCGACGAAATCCGCCTAACATGGTGCGGGGATCTTATTGGAACAGAAAAACCACAACGAAAAAACTATGAGCATATGCCCCACCCTCCCTTTGTTTTTAAAGATGCTTTTGAATTTACAAAAGTTAAGCGCCGCGGTAAAAACAAAATCGACCCCGTTTTAATTGCTGAAGGTTTCATCAATGGTAAGCTTGTGACTCGTGTCGAGAAAAGGTACCCTCAACGCAGTGAACAGCTAAAACTATCACTTGGCGATGAAGGGCTAAATATGGTCGCAGATGGATCAGATATGATTCGCGTCTATGCTACTGTAGTTGACATCAATGGCACAAAGAAAGTTCTTGCCGATGAAAGTGTCTACTTTAGTGTAGTGGGAGCGGGTGAACTTATTGGAGGTCGTTTTAACAACGCAAACCCAACTCAAACAAGTTACGGTGTTGCGACAGCATTGGTTCGTGCTAGTACAGAAGCTGGAACAATTACAGTTACTGCTCATAGTAATGGACTTAAATCAGATGCTATAACGATCAAAACAGTTACTCCATACACTCCCCTTAACCTGAATGAAACCTATGTATCAGAATCAAAGAAATCAGATACAGAAACAATCCTTATCTCTCAAACAGTAGAAGTAAACGACTTGCCCCTAAACATACAGAAACTTCAAGGTGAGCTAAAAAAACTTCGCCAGGATATCGTGGGTAAAGACCAGACTATTATGGACCTCCGCAGTAAAGTCAAAGAGTAA
- a CDS encoding heparinase II/III domain-containing protein gives MKKLFITVMLSGMSIIASPIEKELPSLENPFTVEYVQQNLSKDHPRLVFTPQIVADLKKKIKIDPVCKNIYAAIRHNANDILKEPILAYEMVGRRLKTSGRMSRRMDILGVVYLIEKDPVILKRIEQELIAVCSIPDWNPSHFLDVAGMSLGVAIALDWTAGDLPESTFEFTQNALINKGLKADGRAKSRIVRTTNNWNQVCNGAMIAAAIAVAEQEPELSASTIQRALEALPRALVHYGPDGVYPEGSSYWGYATSRSVITIAMLESAFGRDFGHYDFPGFKESAYYQLYSTAPSGGLFNYSDCRDIRKSNGDSILAWFASKTGNSVFFEKDRFLKPVDQLSKLGTIDSMALAWISQYQEKITEELPTIWSGQGANPIAVFTSDKNDGHGFYVGCKGGKAKISHGNMDAGSFVFELNGVRWGIDMGLQEYHDLEKVGFNLWAMDQNAQRWSLLSKNNFGHSVLSVNNELFDVNGFASLVKVDNGEQPEVLFNTTEVYGGGVKRATRRFVKEGASSLIIEDEVETSDVTQKLTWQFMTTSDVDIVKGGAILRQDNEVLYLKDLSDRDTKIKVVSLDPPPLQLDEQITGLKRIEITTTVEPRAGQQINLRIELSDKRNDLGGGLPRV, from the coding sequence ATGAAAAAATTATTTATTACAGTTATGCTGTCAGGAATGTCGATAATAGCGTCTCCTATCGAGAAAGAATTACCAAGCTTAGAGAACCCATTTACTGTGGAGTATGTACAGCAAAACCTGTCAAAAGATCATCCTCGTTTAGTCTTTACACCTCAAATAGTAGCGGATTTGAAGAAAAAAATTAAGATTGATCCAGTGTGTAAGAATATTTATGCAGCTATACGCCATAACGCGAATGATATTTTAAAGGAGCCAATCCTAGCGTATGAGATGGTTGGTCGCAGGTTAAAGACTTCAGGCCGAATGTCACGACGAATGGATATCTTAGGCGTCGTCTATCTTATAGAGAAAGACCCCGTTATTTTAAAGAGGATAGAACAAGAGCTTATTGCGGTCTGCTCGATCCCTGATTGGAATCCATCGCATTTTCTAGATGTCGCAGGTATGTCATTAGGGGTGGCAATCGCTTTAGATTGGACAGCGGGAGATCTTCCAGAATCAACTTTTGAATTTACTCAAAATGCCCTAATAAATAAAGGACTTAAAGCTGATGGGAGAGCAAAATCACGTATTGTTAGAACCACAAACAACTGGAATCAGGTTTGTAACGGTGCGATGATTGCTGCTGCGATTGCTGTTGCAGAGCAAGAGCCTGAACTCTCTGCAAGTACGATTCAACGAGCTTTGGAAGCGCTGCCACGCGCTCTTGTTCACTATGGTCCCGATGGCGTTTATCCTGAAGGTTCATCATACTGGGGATATGCCACAAGTCGATCGGTGATTACTATAGCAATGCTCGAAAGTGCTTTTGGTCGCGACTTTGGACATTATGATTTTCCAGGTTTTAAAGAAAGTGCCTATTACCAGCTGTACTCTACGGCTCCATCTGGAGGATTATTCAATTATTCAGACTGCCGAGATATACGTAAAAGTAATGGAGATTCGATTCTTGCTTGGTTTGCATCGAAAACTGGAAATAGTGTCTTTTTTGAGAAAGACCGATTTTTGAAGCCAGTTGATCAGTTGAGTAAATTGGGAACGATTGATTCAATGGCTTTGGCATGGATATCACAGTATCAAGAAAAAATAACAGAAGAACTACCAACTATTTGGTCTGGGCAGGGAGCCAACCCGATTGCTGTTTTTACCAGTGATAAGAATGATGGACATGGTTTTTATGTTGGGTGCAAAGGCGGAAAAGCAAAGATAAGTCACGGGAATATGGATGCAGGTTCCTTTGTTTTTGAACTCAATGGTGTGCGCTGGGGTATTGATATGGGATTACAGGAATATCATGATCTAGAGAAAGTTGGCTTTAATCTATGGGCCATGGACCAAAATGCTCAACGTTGGTCTTTACTGTCAAAAAATAACTTTGGACATAGTGTCTTGAGTGTGAATAATGAATTATTCGATGTAAATGGCTTCGCATCATTAGTTAAGGTGGACAACGGAGAACAACCAGAAGTGTTATTCAATACGACGGAAGTATATGGAGGAGGTGTAAAAAGAGCTACTCGCCGTTTTGTGAAAGAGGGGGCTTCATCACTTATAATCGAAGATGAAGTTGAAACATCTGACGTAACTCAAAAGCTTACGTGGCAGTTTATGACGACCAGTGACGTCGATATTGTCAAAGGTGGTGCAATTCTCCGTCAAGATAATGAGGTTCTTTACCTAAAGGATCTTTCTGATAGGGATACAAAAATAAAGGTTGTATCGCTGGATCCTCCGCCACTTCAATTAGATGAGCAGATCACTGGCCTGAAGCGCATTGAGATCACGACGACTGTCGAGCCAAGAGCAGGTCAGCAAATTAATCTACGTATAGAACTAAGTGATAAGAGAAATGATTTAGGGGGGGGACTTCCCCGAGTCTGA
- a CDS encoding glycoside hydrolase family protein: MSSLFSKSCLVSLILASINIEASEVKKKKRVRPPIPKEYYQPNYIKPDGLVKGAQFQDLILPVPIQAKLEVNAWGTAEVLPRDLTNGIEDEVYSYWGGNIVQSQDGVNHLFCCRWPEDYRRGHFGYQSSEVVHAVSENGPLGPYKVVDVIGPGHNPEIYQAKDGSWLIGVLEDIGTYKAPSLNGPWKPHMPTFTPLHASKNVNLRNRSYAKCDDGSVLMVIKNGTIWHSSDGVKEFKQLTGGSVYFKPNHLPAKYEDPVIWKDEVQFHLIYNDCLRREAYYMRSPDGVNWHVDPGFAYTTDFMKYENGQLEKWYKWERVKVRLDEYGRATHLNFAAIDVSKKEDKGNDKHSSKNVVLPLSVSRRISLLESTKAGYIDIKINAESGFSPNDDLDLSSVNFGSPKDVDFGKGIQHHSSRKVGVDLILTFDAKKINLSQDDFVYKILVANKNGQQEFAYCKTKLSSE, encoded by the coding sequence ATGAGTAGTCTTTTTTCAAAATCTTGCCTAGTAAGCCTAATACTTGCTTCTATTAACATAGAAGCATCTGAAGTCAAGAAAAAAAAGCGTGTCCGTCCTCCTATTCCTAAAGAGTATTATCAACCAAACTACATTAAACCAGATGGCTTAGTTAAAGGAGCTCAATTTCAAGATTTAATTCTACCCGTTCCCATTCAAGCTAAACTTGAAGTAAATGCATGGGGTACAGCTGAGGTTTTACCTCGCGATCTAACTAACGGTATTGAAGATGAAGTCTATTCCTACTGGGGTGGAAATATTGTCCAAAGTCAAGATGGTGTCAATCATCTTTTTTGTTGCCGTTGGCCAGAAGACTACCGTAGAGGACATTTTGGATACCAAAGCTCAGAAGTGGTTCACGCAGTTAGTGAAAATGGACCTTTGGGGCCCTATAAGGTTGTTGATGTGATTGGACCAGGTCACAATCCTGAAATATATCAGGCGAAAGATGGATCTTGGTTAATAGGGGTGCTTGAGGATATCGGGACGTACAAAGCGCCCAGTTTAAATGGACCTTGGAAGCCACACATGCCTACCTTCACCCCACTTCACGCATCCAAGAACGTAAACTTACGGAATAGATCTTATGCGAAATGCGATGACGGCAGTGTTCTTATGGTCATCAAAAATGGCACTATTTGGCATAGTTCAGACGGAGTCAAGGAGTTCAAGCAACTGACAGGAGGTAGTGTATACTTCAAACCGAATCATCTCCCTGCAAAATATGAAGATCCTGTGATTTGGAAAGATGAAGTACAATTCCACCTCATATATAACGATTGTTTAAGACGGGAGGCCTATTATATGCGGTCACCTGATGGAGTTAACTGGCACGTAGATCCAGGTTTTGCTTATACAACTGATTTTATGAAATACGAAAATGGTCAACTCGAAAAATGGTACAAATGGGAACGAGTCAAAGTACGTTTAGACGAGTATGGTCGTGCAACTCATTTGAATTTTGCTGCTATTGACGTTTCTAAAAAAGAAGACAAAGGAAATGACAAGCACAGTTCAAAAAATGTCGTACTTCCTCTAAGTGTCTCTAGACGAATTTCGTTACTTGAGTCAACAAAAGCAGGTTATATCGATATTAAAATCAATGCAGAAAGCGGTTTCTCTCCCAATGATGACCTCGATCTTAGTTCTGTGAATTTTGGTTCGCCAAAAGATGTTGATTTTGGAAAAGGCATCCAACATCATAGCTCTCGAAAAGTAGGAGTCGATTTAATTTTAACATTTGATGCTAAAAAAATAAATCTAAGTCAAGATGATTTTGTTTATAAAATTCTAGTTGCCAACAAAAATGGCCAGCAAGAATTTGCTTACTGCAAAACCAAGCTAAGCTCTGAATAA